A single genomic interval of Coregonus clupeaformis isolate EN_2021a chromosome 36, ASM2061545v1, whole genome shotgun sequence harbors:
- the LOC121552224 gene encoding translocating chain-associated membrane protein 2 isoform X1, producing MAFRRRNKSYPFFSQEFLIQNHADIVFSLVIFILIGLMFEATAKTAILFIQPQYNISTLSPEGEVMLYRYGWQDCTTILFYFFITIILHAVVQEYVLDKVNRRLNLSKSKNTKFSESGQLCVFHLVSSVWSFYILITEGYLFHPSSLWENYPHVHLRFQVKLFFLTQLAYWLHALPELYFQKVRKEEIPRQLQYICLYLLHISAAYLLNLSPVGLVLLCLQYLSELGFHIARMFYFTDESHQKMFDLWAVNFVFTRMVTLTLVFLAVGFGLARAENQGLDWNMGNFNTVLIRMPVLLLVSLTQSWLLWKFIHFQLKRWREFRHAQAARKRAAAKQTPRPLKRDSLGHHENGTIKAENGASPRPKKIKAP from the exons ATGGCATTCCGGAGGAGAAACAAGAGTTATCCCTTCTTCAGCCAGGAATTCTTAATACAGAATCATGCCGATATCGTATTTAGTTTGGTCATTTTCATTCTCATTGGATTGATGTTTGAG GCAACAGCAAAGACTGCCATACTGTTTATTCAACCTCAGTACAACATCAGCACACTGTCACCAG AGGGAGAGGTGATGTTGTACCGGTACGGCTGGCAGGACTGCACCACCATCCTCTTCTATTTCTTCATCACCATCATCCTCCACGCCGTGGTGCAGGAGTACGTCCTGGAT AAAGTGAATAGGCGCCTCAATCTCTCAAAAAGCAAGAACACCAAGTTCAGTGAGTCAGGCCAGCTGTGTGTGTTTCACCTGGTGTCCAGCGTGTGGAGTTTCTACATACTTATAACA GAAGGATACCTGTTTCACCCTAGCAGTCTTTGGGAGAACTACCCACATGTCCACCTCCG CTTTCAGGTGAAGTTATTCTTCCTCACTCAGCTGGCCTACTGGCTTCACGCCCTGCCTGAGCTCTACTTCCAGAAAGTACGCAAG GAGGAGATCCCTCGCCAGCTGCAGTACATCTGCCTCTACCTGCTGCACATCTCTGCAGCATACCTGCTCAA TTTGAGTCCTGTGGGCCTGGTACTCCTCTGTCTGCAGTACCTGTCTGAGCTGGGCTTCCACATCGCCAGAATGTTCTACTTCACTGATGAGAGCCACCAAAAGAT GTTTGACCTCTGGGCCGTGAACTTTGTGTTCACGCGGATGGTGACCCTCACCCTTGTGTTCCTGGCTGTGGGTTTCGGGTTGGCCCGTGCCGAAAATCAGGGGCTGGACTGGAACATGGGCAACTTTAACACTGTGCTGATACG GATGCCTGTGTTGTTGCTGGTGAGTCTGACCCAGTCCTGGCTCCTGTGGAAGTTTATCCATTTCCAGCTGAAGCGGTGGCGAGAGTTCAGACACGCACAGGCCGCTAGGAAGAGGGCCGCCGCCAAGCAAACCCCCCGACCGCTGAAGAGAGACTCCC ttgGCCACCATGAAAACGGCACAATCAAAGCAGAGAACGGAGCATCTCCTCGACCCAAGAAGATCAAGGCACCTTAA
- the LOC121552224 gene encoding translocating chain-associated membrane protein 2 isoform X2 gives MAFRRRNKSYPFFSQEFLIQNHADIVFSLVIFILIGLMFEATAKTAILFIQPQYNISTLSPEGEVMLYRYGWQDCTTILFYFFITIILHAVVQEYVLDKVNRRLNLSKSKNTKFSESGQLCVFHLVSSVWSFYILITEGYLFHPSSLWENYPHVHLRFQVKLFFLTQLAYWLHALPELYFQKVRKEEIPRQLQYICLYLLHISAAYLLNLSPVGLVLLCLQYLSELGFHIARMFYFTDESHQKMFDLWAVNFVFTRMVTLTLVFLAVGFGLARAENQGLDWNMGNFNTVLIRMPVLLLVSLTQSWLLWKFIHFQLKRWREFRHAQAARKRAAAKQTPRPLKRDSREWTHTHVL, from the exons ATGGCATTCCGGAGGAGAAACAAGAGTTATCCCTTCTTCAGCCAGGAATTCTTAATACAGAATCATGCCGATATCGTATTTAGTTTGGTCATTTTCATTCTCATTGGATTGATGTTTGAG GCAACAGCAAAGACTGCCATACTGTTTATTCAACCTCAGTACAACATCAGCACACTGTCACCAG AGGGAGAGGTGATGTTGTACCGGTACGGCTGGCAGGACTGCACCACCATCCTCTTCTATTTCTTCATCACCATCATCCTCCACGCCGTGGTGCAGGAGTACGTCCTGGAT AAAGTGAATAGGCGCCTCAATCTCTCAAAAAGCAAGAACACCAAGTTCAGTGAGTCAGGCCAGCTGTGTGTGTTTCACCTGGTGTCCAGCGTGTGGAGTTTCTACATACTTATAACA GAAGGATACCTGTTTCACCCTAGCAGTCTTTGGGAGAACTACCCACATGTCCACCTCCG CTTTCAGGTGAAGTTATTCTTCCTCACTCAGCTGGCCTACTGGCTTCACGCCCTGCCTGAGCTCTACTTCCAGAAAGTACGCAAG GAGGAGATCCCTCGCCAGCTGCAGTACATCTGCCTCTACCTGCTGCACATCTCTGCAGCATACCTGCTCAA TTTGAGTCCTGTGGGCCTGGTACTCCTCTGTCTGCAGTACCTGTCTGAGCTGGGCTTCCACATCGCCAGAATGTTCTACTTCACTGATGAGAGCCACCAAAAGAT GTTTGACCTCTGGGCCGTGAACTTTGTGTTCACGCGGATGGTGACCCTCACCCTTGTGTTCCTGGCTGTGGGTTTCGGGTTGGCCCGTGCCGAAAATCAGGGGCTGGACTGGAACATGGGCAACTTTAACACTGTGCTGATACG GATGCCTGTGTTGTTGCTGGTGAGTCTGACCCAGTCCTGGCTCCTGTGGAAGTTTATCCATTTCCAGCTGAAGCGGTGGCGAGAGTTCAGACACGCACAGGCCGCTAGGAAGAGGGCCGCCGCCAAGCAAACCCCCCGACCGCTGAAGAGAGACTCCCgtgagtggacacacacacacgtgctttAA
- the LOC121552224 gene encoding translocating chain-associated membrane protein 2 isoform X3, translated as MLYRYGWQDCTTILFYFFITIILHAVVQEYVLDKVNRRLNLSKSKNTKFSESGQLCVFHLVSSVWSFYILITEGYLFHPSSLWENYPHVHLRFQVKLFFLTQLAYWLHALPELYFQKVRKEEIPRQLQYICLYLLHISAAYLLNLSPVGLVLLCLQYLSELGFHIARMFYFTDESHQKMFDLWAVNFVFTRMVTLTLVFLAVGFGLARAENQGLDWNMGNFNTVLIRMPVLLLVSLTQSWLLWKFIHFQLKRWREFRHAQAARKRAAAKQTPRPLKRDSLGHHENGTIKAENGASPRPKKIKAP; from the exons ATGTTGTACCGGTACGGCTGGCAGGACTGCACCACCATCCTCTTCTATTTCTTCATCACCATCATCCTCCACGCCGTGGTGCAGGAGTACGTCCTGGAT AAAGTGAATAGGCGCCTCAATCTCTCAAAAAGCAAGAACACCAAGTTCAGTGAGTCAGGCCAGCTGTGTGTGTTTCACCTGGTGTCCAGCGTGTGGAGTTTCTACATACTTATAACA GAAGGATACCTGTTTCACCCTAGCAGTCTTTGGGAGAACTACCCACATGTCCACCTCCG CTTTCAGGTGAAGTTATTCTTCCTCACTCAGCTGGCCTACTGGCTTCACGCCCTGCCTGAGCTCTACTTCCAGAAAGTACGCAAG GAGGAGATCCCTCGCCAGCTGCAGTACATCTGCCTCTACCTGCTGCACATCTCTGCAGCATACCTGCTCAA TTTGAGTCCTGTGGGCCTGGTACTCCTCTGTCTGCAGTACCTGTCTGAGCTGGGCTTCCACATCGCCAGAATGTTCTACTTCACTGATGAGAGCCACCAAAAGAT GTTTGACCTCTGGGCCGTGAACTTTGTGTTCACGCGGATGGTGACCCTCACCCTTGTGTTCCTGGCTGTGGGTTTCGGGTTGGCCCGTGCCGAAAATCAGGGGCTGGACTGGAACATGGGCAACTTTAACACTGTGCTGATACG GATGCCTGTGTTGTTGCTGGTGAGTCTGACCCAGTCCTGGCTCCTGTGGAAGTTTATCCATTTCCAGCTGAAGCGGTGGCGAGAGTTCAGACACGCACAGGCCGCTAGGAAGAGGGCCGCCGCCAAGCAAACCCCCCGACCGCTGAAGAGAGACTCCC ttgGCCACCATGAAAACGGCACAATCAAAGCAGAGAACGGAGCATCTCCTCGACCCAAGAAGATCAAGGCACCTTAA